TATGAAGCGCCCTTTTGGCGTATCTATATATTTCTTTAAGCTGAAAATCGTTGTACTTATAATAAACAAATATATATACCAAAAATTCTTTAAACTGTTGCTAATCCATAAGATCATTTTAGTTGGAAATGGCAATTCAGAACCAAAGGAATCGAATATACCTACAAAGGTGGGCATTACAAAGGTTAAAAGAAGTCCTACCACCAATACTGCTACAATTGAAACGATAACAGGATATGTAAAAGCGCTCTTTATTTTTTGATTTAATTTGTGCTGCTTCTCAAAATGATCTGCCATATCCTCCATTACACGATCTAAATTGCTGCTTGCTTCTCCACTTTCTACCATACTGATTAATAAATTAGGAAAAACAGAAGTCTCCTTACTCATAGCCTCAGAAAGGGAATTGCCTTTTAAAATATCATCACAAATATCACTTATAACTTGAGACAGCTTTTTATGTACTGTTTGCTTGCTTAAAAGGCTTAAACCTTCAACTACAGTAATGCCCGATTTAAGAGTAGTGGCAAACTGCCTACAAAATATAGCCAAATCCCTTACTTTTACTCTTCTATTGATATCTAAGTTTACATTTATATTCCAAGATTTTTTTTGTATTTCTACACTTAGAGGATAATATGATCTTTCTCGCATGTATTTAAGAACTTCTTCCCGGCTTTGGGCCTCAAAATGTCCCTTAATAGTTCTACCTGTTTTATCTTTAGCCTTATATTGATATACAGCCATGAACCTCTCCTCAATTATTTTTTCTTAACTTTCTAACTCATCGCTGCATATATACCCCATTATTACAAATAATAACATATAATTACATTATTTACCATAACATAACCTTTATTAATCGGTAGTTGAACAATTGTTACTTACTTAGTCAAAAAACGAAATGTTCAGTACTTCATCAATCGTTGTAATTCCTTGTAATACTAGTTCTTTTGCGTTTTGGATTAAAGGTACCATGCCGCTTTTTTTCCCTTGATCTATTAGTTGATCATAGCTAAATCCTTTCGAAATCGCTTCTCTCATTTTTTTGTCAATCTTGACTACTTCGTGAACTCCTCGCCTACCTCTATAGCCAGTATTATTACAAATATTACATCCAACTGGGTAGTGCAATAGGAGTTCTCCTTCAGGCATATTTAGTAGTTGTTGTTCTTCGCTTGTAGCTTTGCGGATTGTCTTACATCTGCTACAGAGAACTCTCACTAATCTTTGAGAAATAATCCCTAAAATAGAAGAAGAGACAAGATAAGGCTCTACTCCCATATCCACTAATCGAGTAATAGTAGACACGGCATCATTAGTGTGTATGGTACTTAATACTAAGTGACCAGTAATAGAAGCTCTTATGGCTATTTTAGCTGTTTCTGAATCTCTTATTTCGCCAATCATAATAATATCAGGGTCTTGTCTAAGTATGGAGCGCAATCCTTCTACAAAAGTTAGACCTGTCTTCATATTTACTTGAACTTGATTAATGCCGTTTATTTTTAGTTCTACTGGGTCTTCTACAGTAATAATATTATCTTCATATGAATTTAACTCTCTTAATATCGTGTATAAAGTAGTACTCTTGCCGCTACCAGTAGGGCCTGTCACTAAGATAATCCCATGAGGTGCTTTCATAAAATCTTTGACCATTGAAAGTTCATGATTTGTAAAATGTAATGCATTAAAATCTAGATTGAATTGTCCTTTATCTAATATGCGGATTACGACTTTTTCTCCGTATATAGTGGGAAGAATAGAAATACGAAAATCAATATCTCTATTGTCTATATGCATAACCAATGCTCCATCTTGAGGGAGACGTCTTTCGGCTATATTTAAATCACTGAGGATTTTTATTCTGCTTACCACTGCATTATGAGTGTTAATATTCAGATCATCTATGAGCTTTTGTAAAACTCCATCTACCCTCATTCGAACGTAAACAGAATGTTCAAAGGGCTCAATATGGATATCGCTGGCCTTAGATCGAACCCCTTTTTCAATGATATTATTTACAATTCGAACGATAGGGGCATTATTTATAGAAGATTCGTCTTCAATCTCCTCTTGCACCCTATCACCTACACTTTGACTTTTATTAAACTCCTCGACTGCCTTTTGGGCATCAGAAGAATTATAAAATTTTTCTATATAACTGATGATTTCACTCTTCGTAGCTATATATGGTACTATTCTCTTTTGGGTTACTAGCTTAAGATCTTCTATTGCAATTAAATTTAGAGGCTCATTCATTGCTACAATAAGATTGCTTTTTTCATCGTATTTAAGGGGTAAAGCAATATGTTTTTTAGCTAATACGTAGGGAATTGAACTTACAGCCTCGGAGTCAATCGTTATATTCATAAAATTTACCCGGGGGACACCTAACTGTAATGATACTATATTAATGAGGTCTTCCTCGTCTACAAACGCCTCCTCCAGAAGAACTTCTTCAAGTTTTTTTGCAGTCTTAGCTTGTACAGAAAGAGCTTTAGATAATTGATTTTCATCTATCACTCCACTATTCAACAACAAGTCTCCCATTTGTTTCTCATTTTTCATCTTATCACCTGGTATAATGTTACATTTTTTCACTATTATACCATATACTGTAATAAAGTTCCACTATGTAGCTGTTTATAGTCGTAAATTGTAAATAAAACCTGTGCCACCGGAGGTGGCTTTTTGCTTTTGCTGACCACCTTACCACCTGACCACCTGACCACCTGACCACCTACTTTTATTCAAAACTTTGTTTCGAAAATTCTTGAGCTAATTTCTGAACTGCTTTTTTCTCAATTCTCGATACATAAGAGCGGGATATGCCCATTTCATCTGCTATTTCCTTTTGAGTTCGTCTATCATGATTATCTAAACCGTACCTAAGTATGATAATTTCTTTTTCTCGTATATTTAATATTCTATTCATGATTTCCTCTAGTTTTTTTGCTTGAATTGCTAATAATACATTATCGTATACCGTGTCTCCTTCAGTACCTAAAATATCCATTAAGGATATTTTATTTCCTTCTTTATCCGTTCCAATTGGGTCATATAGGGAAACATCGTTCCTTGTTTTTTGCTCTGATCTTATGTACATTAATATTTCATTATCGATACATTTTGAAGCATAAGTTGCAAGTCTTGTTCCCTTATCTGGATTGAAGGTTGATATGGCTTTGATTAAACCAATTGTACCTATTGATATTAAGTCTTCTATTTCAATATTAGAAAAAGTATATTTTTTCACAATATGAGCTACTAGTCGCATATTGTGTTCTATAAGTATATTTTTTGCTTCATAATCCTCTTTGTGTTTGTATAAATCAAGATATTTTGCCTCGTCTTCCTTACTTAAAGGATTGGGAAAAGAATTACCGCTGACATAGCCTAGTAGGAAAAAAATATTTTTAAGTAAAACGATTATTCCCATAAATGATCCAAACAAGAAAAGCACCCCCATGTGTTCCATTTCTTAATATATATGCAAGAGGATGCTCTTTTGTGCTTTGTTTGTATATTTAGGGACAGGTGCATAATACAGCGTCCAGCAATCAGCAACCAGTACTTGAGCCACCAATGGTGGCTTAATGCTTCGGCTCTATGAATTGGAAGATGGGTGTAAATTTAGGATTGATCGCAAACCTTTTCGGTCACCTTAGTAGCCTGGATGCTGGTAGCTATCTTTTAATCGTACAAATTCAGTATCTTATTTGCTATGCTATCAAAAATTGGTAATGCTGTAGTGGCGGAGCTGCCACCTTCTTCTACAAAAATTGTCATAGCATACTTAGGATTATCTGCTGGAAAATAGCCTGTAAACCAACCGTGGGCTTCTCTTTCTTCAATGTGCTGAGCAGTACCACTTTTACCTGCTAATCCTCCCCGCTCTTCGAGAGTATTGTTCTTTCCAGTACCAGTTTTGCCTACTTCTCTAAGGAGAATTTTTAGCGTATCGTTAACTTCTTTAGAGAAAATCTGCTTTTCTACTTTTTTCATCTCTTTTTGCTGTCCTAATGGACTCACTTCTTTTAAAGCGATTGTAGGTTCAATTAACACCCCATCATTTCCAATGGTTTGTACAATTTTTGTCATCATCAGTGGTGATGCCATAACTGTTCCTTGTCCTAGGGACATATTAAACACATCCATGGGTACAGATATCTTTGAAGGAATAATAGGAGCTGAATAAGAGTAACTCAGAGGAAAGTCTTTAGTCTTCTCGACATTTTCATCTTGAAAGCCAAATTGTTTTGCCAATTCCAGTACATCATTATAAAGTAAAGTATCATTTTCACTAGATTGATTTAACAACATACCAGTTTCATAGGCTGCAATATTACAGGACTCTGCAAAGGCCTCCACTGTATTGATTTTGCCGTGACCCTCTGATTTGTTACAGTTTTTTATTTTCCCATCGACTTCAATAGTTCCCTTGCATTCAAAAGTCGTATCTAAATCGACTATGCCTTTTTCAAGAGCTTGTGCAAATACCAGTATTTTAAAAACTGATCCTGGTTGATAGTTGAGAACAGCTTTATTTGTTAAATCTCCTACAGAGGCCATAGATAAGACTTCGCCAGTATGCACATCGCTGACTACGGCTGCAATCCCTTCATATTTTTCTTTATTGTAGGTAAGATCCAGCTCATCTTCTACAATTTTTTGTATATGATAATTTAAGGTGGTAACAAGATCCGTCCCTTCGTTCACATGATCTCCATATACTTGTACGGATATTGGGGCGTATCCCTCATTTCGTCCATCTCTATAAGAAGAAATCTTTATTGGGCTGCCTCCATTGAGTGTAGAATCGTATAAAGCCTGTAAACCAGACTCTCCTTTTATCCCTTCAGCTGTCGTATCCTTAGGATTATAAGAGACTTTTCCAACTACATCTTCCCCCACATCGGCTACGTATTCTTTTATAGGAACTTCTCCTTCTTTTTTATTTACCTTTGGACTCAATACGATCCCATTTCGATCCATTATGCGGCCTCTAGGATAAAACAACGTACTACTTCTCTCTATTTGATTAGAGATGGAAGAGGTCACATTGTTGCTGTCATCTAGTAGCAAATAAGCAGTCCGAGCCCCCACAATAGTAAAAGCTAATAAGAAAATAAAGGCAAAGGCAACGATTCGATCTCGACGCATAAAAAAACTCCCTTTGTTTGATACTATTATTTTGTACCAAATAAAGGGAGAATATGCATTTTAAGTTCTAAGTTCTATGTTTTAAGTTCTATGTGAAACCCTTGCCACAACTGGTGGCTTTTTTGTTAGAGCCAATGCTTTAGGGTTTAATATCCTTCGCTACGCTCAAGGATGACAAAAGCAGGAGCTCGGATCATTATCTCGCCCGAAGGTGAGTGTGGTTTTTCCGCTTTCCGCTTTCGGCTTTCCGCTTTTTAAGATTTTGCTGATCACCTTACCACCTGACCACCTGACCACCTGACCACCTGCTTTTCAAACTTTCTTTCTCAACAAATCCATGGCTGCTACTGGTTGAGTCATCTTCATTTTAAAAATCATCTTTGGATGCGGAGTGGATTCTAGGGGTTCATTTTTTTCGTCATATAGTTCTGTGACGAATTGAGTTTTAAAATCTTCTTTTGGTGTCATGATTTCGATATGATCCCCTATTTCGATCTTGTTTCTTTGTTCTATAGTAGCTATTTGGCTTTTTTCGTCGTAGTCTAATACTATACCTACAAAGTCATAATTTCTTACATAGGTGCTAGAATCGTAATTTTGATCTTTATTCGTTGGTTTATTTTGAGAAAAACCACTTGTATACTCCCTATGGCTGATTTTTCTTAGCTCCTCAAAACTCTCTGGATCAAATGTATAATTTTCAGGATCACTCAAATAGCGATCAATTTCTTTTCTGTAAACATTCGTTACACTAGAAACGTAAAACACGCTTTTCATTCGCCCTTCAATTTTAAAGCTGTCTATTCCTGCATCGATTAATGCTGGAATTTGGTCTATTAAACAGAGATCTTTTGAATTAAACACATAAGTTCCTCTTTCATCTTCGTAAACGGGAAAGTGTTCGTTTTCTCTCGTCTTCTCCACTAGAGAATAGTTCCATCTGCAAGGTTGAGCACAATCTCCCTTATTAGCATCTCGATTTGCCATGTAATTGCTAAGAAGGCATCTGCCTGAGTAAGAGATGCACATTGCCCCATGAATGAATGTTTCAATTTCTAGAGTATCTGGGGTATTACGCACAATTTCTTTTACTTCCTTTAGGCTCACCTCTCTTGCTAAAACGATTCTCTTTACGCCCATGTCATGCCAAAATTTAGCACTATAGTAATTGGTTGTATTGGCTTGGGTGCTCATAGAGATTTTAAGATTTGGTGCTGTCTCTCTTATTAATCCTATGATTCCTGGGTCAGCTACGATGACTTCATCTACTTTTAATTCTTCTAGGTATTTAATATACTCTTTCATACCTTCAAAGTCTTCATTGTGAGCGATAATATTCATAGTAACGTAGATTTTTTTGCCCCGATTATGGACGTATTCTACAGCTTCCTTTAATTCTTTTGGGCTAAAATTACCTGCCTTAGCACGAAGTCCAAAACGACTTCCAGCACAATATACAGCATCAGCGCCGTAATGTAATGCATATTTTAATTTTTCCATATTTCCAGCTGGCGCAAGCAGCTCTGGTTTTTTCATAAATAATACTCTCCTTTTTTTGAACAGTTGTTGAACAATAGTTGAACGGTAGTTAAACGATAGTTATGTGGTTATCAGATAACTTGTGGTTTCTAACATTCGTATGTGAGATCCTTCGCTGCGCTCAGGATGACCTGTGTGCGCTTTGCGCACAATTGAGAATTTACAATTTAGAGTTAAGAATTATCTCGCCTGTGGCAAGTTTTTTCCACTTTCCACTTTCAGCCTTCAGCTTTTTACTTTAAGATTTTACAGACCACCTGACCACCTGACTACCTGACCACCTTATAATAACTAATCGCCAATCCATCTCCAATAGGTACAATGCTCGTTTCTAATTGGGGATGTTCTGATATCACATCAAGGTATTTTCTCATTCTCTTTACAATAGTGATCTT
Above is a genomic segment from Alkalibaculum bacchi containing:
- a CDS encoding type II secretion system F family protein, with product MAVYQYKAKDKTGRTIKGHFEAQSREEVLKYMRERSYYPLSVEIQKKSWNINVNLDINRRVKVRDLAIFCRQFATTLKSGITVVEGLSLLSKQTVHKKLSQVISDICDDILKGNSLSEAMSKETSVFPNLLISMVESGEASSNLDRVMEDMADHFEKQHKLNQKIKSAFTYPVIVSIVAVLVVGLLLTFVMPTFVGIFDSFGSELPFPTKMILWISNSLKNFWYIYLFIISTTIFSLKKYIDTPKGRFIVDKLKIKMPLFGELNNKVFMERFASTISVLLSSGVDILDAIEIVQKVVGNEYIKASLEKVKIGVREGYGLGKTIESTRVFPPLVYQMIDIGERSGSLDYVLKKISTFYEDEVENSIQQLTTMIEPLIIVFLGGIVGFIVISMILPVFDLYNIIG
- a CDS encoding GspE/PulE family protein — encoded protein: MKNEKQMGDLLLNSGVIDENQLSKALSVQAKTAKKLEEVLLEEAFVDEEDLINIVSLQLGVPRVNFMNITIDSEAVSSIPYVLAKKHIALPLKYDEKSNLIVAMNEPLNLIAIEDLKLVTQKRIVPYIATKSEIISYIEKFYNSSDAQKAVEEFNKSQSVGDRVQEEIEDESSINNAPIVRIVNNIIEKGVRSKASDIHIEPFEHSVYVRMRVDGVLQKLIDDLNINTHNAVVSRIKILSDLNIAERRLPQDGALVMHIDNRDIDFRISILPTIYGEKVVIRILDKGQFNLDFNALHFTNHELSMVKDFMKAPHGIILVTGPTGSGKSTTLYTILRELNSYEDNIITVEDPVELKINGINQVQVNMKTGLTFVEGLRSILRQDPDIIMIGEIRDSETAKIAIRASITGHLVLSTIHTNDAVSTITRLVDMGVEPYLVSSSILGIISQRLVRVLCSRCKTIRKATSEEQQLLNMPEGELLLHYPVGCNICNNTGYRGRRGVHEVVKIDKKMREAISKGFSYDQLIDQGKKSGMVPLIQNAKELVLQGITTIDEVLNISFFD
- the sigK gene encoding RNA polymerase sporulation sigma factor SigK, whose product is MGIIVLLKNIFFLLGYVSGNSFPNPLSKEDEAKYLDLYKHKEDYEAKNILIEHNMRLVAHIVKKYTFSNIEIEDLISIGTIGLIKAISTFNPDKGTRLATYASKCIDNEILMYIRSEQKTRNDVSLYDPIGTDKEGNKISLMDILGTEGDTVYDNVLLAIQAKKLEEIMNRILNIREKEIIILRYGLDNHDRRTQKEIADEMGISRSYVSRIEKKAVQKLAQEFSKQSFE
- a CDS encoding peptidoglycan D,D-transpeptidase FtsI family protein produces the protein MRRDRIVAFAFIFLLAFTIVGARTAYLLLDDSNNVTSSISNQIERSSTLFYPRGRIMDRNGIVLSPKVNKKEGEVPIKEYVADVGEDVVGKVSYNPKDTTAEGIKGESGLQALYDSTLNGGSPIKISSYRDGRNEGYAPISVQVYGDHVNEGTDLVTTLNYHIQKIVEDELDLTYNKEKYEGIAAVVSDVHTGEVLSMASVGDLTNKAVLNYQPGSVFKILVFAQALEKGIVDLDTTFECKGTIEVDGKIKNCNKSEGHGKINTVEAFAESCNIAAYETGMLLNQSSENDTLLYNDVLELAKQFGFQDENVEKTKDFPLSYSYSAPIIPSKISVPMDVFNMSLGQGTVMASPLMMTKIVQTIGNDGVLIEPTIALKEVSPLGQQKEMKKVEKQIFSKEVNDTLKILLREVGKTGTGKNNTLEERGGLAGKSGTAQHIEEREAHGWFTGYFPADNPKYAMTIFVEEGGSSATTALPIFDSIANKILNLYD
- a CDS encoding peptidase U32 family protein — encoded protein: MKKPELLAPAGNMEKLKYALHYGADAVYCAGSRFGLRAKAGNFSPKELKEAVEYVHNRGKKIYVTMNIIAHNEDFEGMKEYIKYLEELKVDEVIVADPGIIGLIRETAPNLKISMSTQANTTNYYSAKFWHDMGVKRIVLAREVSLKEVKEIVRNTPDTLEIETFIHGAMCISYSGRCLLSNYMANRDANKGDCAQPCRWNYSLVEKTRENEHFPVYEDERGTYVFNSKDLCLIDQIPALIDAGIDSFKIEGRMKSVFYVSSVTNVYRKEIDRYLSDPENYTFDPESFEELRKISHREYTSGFSQNKPTNKDQNYDSSTYVRNYDFVGIVLDYDEKSQIATIEQRNKIEIGDHIEIMTPKEDFKTQFVTELYDEKNEPLESTPHPKMIFKMKMTQPVAAMDLLRKKV